One part of the Terriglobia bacterium genome encodes these proteins:
- a CDS encoding efflux RND transporter periplasmic adaptor subunit yields the protein MNLARVLEESVSDLPQLRPRQVRPRLHPKLVVREHEEHDGRIYTMCVPGGRPPCYFRLTEMQHSIVQLFDGERTPEDVVQVAADRLRLNLSLDDLKTFVQALEDADFWYHTPQEKSVALCHHLMQERKRRRKPEGDLAQIVLTSFDPNHYLTWVNKHCGWIYSRWFTGWSFFMLFVCCLILGSHWRQVWADSLDFYNFGGRGFGHFLTFLIIFLLLGAVHETAHGLTCKHFGGDVHRIGAMLVYMTPCIFCDVTEVYVYGDRWERMMTTFYGVWSEVVMCTYASVIWWATAPGTLLHEVSYYVVLSGGILCVLVNWNPFAKMDGYMLFTEWFRMPDIKATSTNWLISWIRVKVFHMAGEVPSVSRLRAICYTGYALLSGFYCYGLLLFFVRILYHIVYYYTPQWAFLPAGLLALKIFRSRIVELGLFMKDLYLDKKELLRTYRKPIFAGTLALAALGLLPLRRDRVTERFLLEPVQRAVLRAQVPGRVVEVEADEGERVPAGAVLVRMRDLRLRSDAARTAAEYELAEARAFRAQMHYADYGRAEQERRAARSAAIMSREKEQQLTVASPIAGVVITPRLRDLLGSYVAEGTELAEVVDTSSLRARILVRESEMQKLQTINGIRLRMDGHWTLLTGTVISISPAAQKPDAGLIGKSEYQGITLPDFFVVTVALENREGELRDGMTGTAKIYGRRRSLLGIVTEPLLTAAARRVW from the coding sequence ATGAATCTGGCCCGAGTCCTGGAAGAGTCAGTTAGCGATCTGCCGCAACTGAGGCCGCGGCAGGTCCGACCGCGTCTCCACCCCAAGCTGGTGGTGAGGGAGCACGAGGAGCACGACGGCAGAATCTACACCATGTGCGTCCCGGGTGGACGCCCGCCGTGCTATTTCCGACTCACCGAAATGCAACACAGCATTGTGCAACTGTTCGACGGCGAACGCACGCCGGAGGACGTGGTGCAAGTTGCCGCCGACCGCTTGAGGCTCAACCTGTCCTTGGACGACCTTAAGACATTCGTGCAAGCATTGGAGGATGCTGATTTCTGGTACCACACGCCGCAGGAAAAGAGCGTGGCGCTGTGCCATCACCTGATGCAGGAACGCAAGCGCCGGCGGAAACCGGAAGGCGACTTGGCGCAGATCGTTCTCACTTCCTTTGATCCAAACCACTACCTGACATGGGTGAACAAGCATTGCGGCTGGATCTACTCGCGCTGGTTCACCGGCTGGTCATTCTTCATGCTCTTCGTCTGTTGCCTGATTCTGGGCTCGCACTGGCGCCAGGTGTGGGCCGACAGCTTGGATTTCTACAACTTTGGCGGGCGTGGTTTCGGCCACTTCCTAACTTTCCTGATCATCTTCCTGCTACTCGGCGCGGTGCATGAAACCGCACACGGGCTCACGTGCAAACACTTCGGGGGCGACGTCCATCGCATCGGCGCCATGTTGGTGTACATGACCCCGTGCATCTTCTGCGACGTGACGGAGGTGTACGTATACGGCGACCGCTGGGAACGCATGATGACGACCTTCTACGGCGTCTGGTCGGAAGTAGTGATGTGTACGTATGCCAGCGTCATCTGGTGGGCGACAGCGCCCGGGACGTTGCTGCACGAGGTGTCCTACTACGTGGTTCTATCCGGTGGGATTCTGTGTGTGCTGGTGAACTGGAACCCGTTCGCCAAGATGGACGGATACATGCTGTTCACCGAATGGTTCCGCATGCCCGATATCAAGGCGACCTCCACGAATTGGCTGATCTCCTGGATTCGCGTCAAGGTGTTTCACATGGCGGGCGAGGTGCCGTCCGTTTCCCGCTTGCGTGCAATCTGCTATACGGGGTACGCGCTCTTATCGGGATTCTATTGCTACGGCCTTCTGCTTTTTTTTGTCCGAATTCTGTATCACATCGTTTACTACTACACGCCGCAGTGGGCCTTCCTTCCCGCCGGGCTGCTGGCGCTGAAAATCTTTCGTTCCCGAATTGTGGAATTGGGGCTGTTTATGAAAGACCTCTATCTCGACAAGAAAGAATTGTTGCGGACATACAGGAAGCCCATTTTCGCGGGCACGCTGGCATTGGCAGCGCTCGGTTTATTGCCCTTGCGCCGCGACCGGGTGACCGAACGATTCCTGCTCGAGCCGGTGCAACGGGCGGTGTTGCGGGCGCAGGTACCTGGGCGCGTGGTGGAGGTGGAAGCCGATGAGGGGGAGCGCGTGCCAGCGGGCGCGGTGCTGGTGAGAATGCGCGACCTCCGGCTGCGCTCAGACGCGGCCCGGACGGCGGCGGAATATGAACTCGCCGAAGCCCGCGCCTTCCGCGCTCAGATGCACTATGCCGACTACGGCAGGGCCGAGCAGGAGAGGCGCGCGGCCCGCAGTGCCGCGATCATGTCGCGCGAAAAGGAGCAACAGCTCACCGTAGCCAGCCCGATCGCCGGCGTAGTCATAACCCCACGACTGCGCGACCTGCTCGGGTCGTATGTCGCGGAGGGAACTGAACTCGCCGAAGTAGTGGACACATCGAGCCTGCGAGCGAGAATCCTTGTTCGAGAGTCGGAGATGCAAAAGCTGCAGACAATTAACGGCATCAGGCTGCGAATGGACGGGCACTGGACCTTACTGACGGGAACCGTGATCTCCATCTCCCCGGCAGCGCAAAAGCCGGATGCCGGGCTCATAGGGAAATCGGAGTATCAGGGAATAACGTTGCCCGATTTTTTCGTTGTCACTGTCGCGTTGGAGAATCGCGAAGGAGAACTTCGTGACGGTATGACGGGAACGGCAAAGATCTACGGGCGGCGGCGCAGCCTCCTAGGAATCGTTACCGAACCGCTGTTGACTGCGGCGGCACGGCGCGTCTGGTAA
- a CDS encoding STAS domain-containing protein: MDIDVRKYGKVHTVRLKGQLKLGEAVDELRSTLDGIVAESGFSVVLNMTEVPMADSSGVGVLVRYQSNLKQKGGALKLVNPSKLVSQTLKILGLLSVFEVFQDEMAAVQSFSPETAAAG, from the coding sequence GTGGATATTGACGTTCGCAAGTACGGCAAAGTACACACCGTAAGACTGAAAGGACAATTGAAGCTCGGCGAAGCGGTCGACGAACTCCGCTCCACCCTCGACGGGATCGTGGCCGAATCCGGATTCTCCGTCGTGCTGAATATGACCGAGGTCCCCATGGCCGACTCCAGCGGGGTGGGCGTGCTCGTCCGGTACCAGTCCAACCTCAAGCAGAAGGGCGGCGCCCTTAAGCTGGTCAATCCCTCCAAACTGGTTTCCCAGACGCTGAAGATTCTCGGGCTGCTCAGCGTGTTCGAGGTCTTCCAGGACGAAATGGCCGCGGTCCAGTCCTTCAGCCCCGAAACCGCCGCCGCCGGCTGA
- a CDS encoding L,D-transpeptidase family protein, with protein MKSRLARFAFGFVIAVLVAIVIVASVHSQPLPLNARADRVLVVKSERTLTLYGGNTQLKTYSVALGRSPVGNKGQQGDHKTPEGNYILDRHNPGSRFYRSMHVSYPTAEQIAAARQRGVSPGGDIFIHGLPNGLGWLGRLHRFIDWTDGCVAVTDKEMDEIWRAVPDGTPIEIRP; from the coding sequence GTGAAGTCTCGATTAGCACGCTTCGCCTTCGGGTTCGTTATTGCGGTTCTCGTTGCAATAGTGATTGTCGCCAGCGTTCATTCTCAACCGTTGCCTCTCAATGCTCGGGCTGATCGAGTCTTGGTCGTGAAGTCGGAACGCACACTGACTCTCTATGGCGGGAACACACAGCTGAAAACTTACTCGGTTGCCCTCGGCCGTAGTCCCGTCGGCAATAAGGGTCAACAGGGTGATCACAAGACACCCGAAGGCAACTACATTCTCGATAGGCACAATCCAGGCAGCCGCTTCTATCGTTCTATGCACGTGTCCTATCCGACCGCGGAGCAAATCGCAGCGGCGCGTCAGCGCGGCGTATCACCTGGGGGAGACATTTTCATCCATGGTCTTCCAAACGGATTGGGCTGGTTGGGCCGTCTGCATCGTTTCATTGACTGGACAGATGGGTGCGTCGCGGTCACCGACAAAGAAATGGATGAAATTTGGCGCGCGGTTCCCGACGGTACGCCGATCGAGATCCGTCCGTAG
- a CDS encoding efflux RND transporter periplasmic adaptor subunit, translating to MKRLAVLLAMGAAVVTLMTSCSSDRTATVSAAAAPPPATAPARQAAAKPNPEYFETSGPLVVENQVDVAAQREGVVARILVDVGTRVRKGQLLAQLDDRQLTADHEAAKAKAEGTRADLQHWQAELKMREADLWRAEQMWKAQLITQQQLEHDRYSAQGGKYYLQHQEEDLKNAEAAERSAQLELDKTRIVAPFAGVVARRYVRAGQRIANNERLFWVTAIAPLNVKFTLPQEFAGKVKLGDLVQVALAFDQEAKHAAKVILVSPVVDPASGTIELQAQVVGEPGPLRPGMTVNIKVEQR from the coding sequence GTGAAACGTTTGGCGGTTTTGCTTGCAATGGGCGCGGCGGTTGTGACGTTGATGACGTCGTGCAGCAGCGATCGGACTGCGACCGTGAGCGCCGCCGCCGCGCCACCGCCGGCGACCGCTCCCGCGCGGCAAGCGGCGGCCAAGCCCAATCCTGAATACTTTGAAACTTCCGGGCCGCTGGTGGTCGAAAACCAGGTGGACGTGGCGGCGCAGCGCGAGGGCGTGGTGGCCAGAATTCTGGTGGACGTGGGCACACGGGTACGCAAGGGACAACTGCTGGCGCAACTGGATGACCGGCAGCTAACGGCGGATCACGAGGCGGCGAAAGCGAAGGCGGAGGGCACGCGCGCCGATTTGCAGCACTGGCAGGCCGAGCTGAAGATGCGCGAAGCCGACCTGTGGCGCGCGGAGCAGATGTGGAAAGCGCAGTTGATCACGCAGCAGCAGCTCGAGCACGATCGTTACTCGGCGCAGGGCGGCAAGTACTACCTCCAGCACCAGGAGGAAGATCTGAAGAACGCCGAGGCGGCCGAGAGATCGGCGCAACTGGAGCTGGATAAGACGCGCATCGTTGCACCGTTCGCCGGCGTGGTGGCCCGACGCTATGTTCGCGCGGGCCAGAGGATCGCCAACAACGAGCGCCTGTTCTGGGTGACAGCGATTGCGCCCCTCAATGTTAAATTCACCTTACCGCAGGAGTTTGCCGGAAAGGTGAAGCTCGGTGATCTGGTGCAGGTGGCACTAGCGTTCGATCAAGAAGCGAAGCACGCCGCGAAGGTCATTCTGGTCAGCCCGGTCGTAGACCCCGCCAGCGGAACTATCGAGTTGCAGGCACAGGTGGTGGGCGAACCGGGGCCGCTCCGTCCCGGGATGACGGTGAATATCAAGGTAGAGCAGCGATGA
- a CDS encoding PilZ domain-containing protein, translating into MGTFTMLQTRSEPRTSHESPVRVFGMDSAGKPINQTGWTVDISRHGARLKGLGCWSGPGETIGVRQGMEKARFKVVWIGKPGTPQEGQVGLFCIETGKFIWGVPAPATEARTTLSLAGTLQTSGVQRPPIGTAPHSFGGRNNRRKDARYCASGGAKVQEMGSPAGQWTMIHDISLGGCYVETTTPLRPGVQVEAAVHIGDIQIAARGEITVAHRMVGMGVRFTDMTPLNRQRLESLIDQLIQSGAAEA; encoded by the coding sequence ATGGGTACTTTCACAATGTTGCAGACGCGAAGTGAGCCCAGAACCTCGCATGAGTCGCCGGTGCGCGTGTTCGGCATGGACAGCGCAGGGAAACCCATCAATCAAACCGGATGGACGGTGGACATCAGCCGGCACGGGGCGCGCCTGAAGGGACTGGGCTGCTGGAGCGGGCCGGGCGAAACCATCGGAGTGCGCCAAGGGATGGAGAAGGCGCGCTTCAAAGTGGTATGGATCGGGAAGCCAGGCACGCCGCAGGAAGGCCAGGTGGGGCTGTTCTGCATCGAAACCGGGAAATTCATCTGGGGAGTTCCAGCGCCGGCCACCGAGGCGCGGACGACGCTTTCGTTGGCAGGCACGCTGCAAACCAGCGGCGTGCAACGGCCGCCGATCGGGACTGCGCCGCACAGCTTCGGCGGGCGCAATAACCGGCGCAAGGATGCGCGCTATTGCGCCAGCGGCGGGGCGAAAGTTCAGGAAATGGGGTCGCCGGCCGGACAATGGACCATGATCCACGACATCAGCCTCGGCGGCTGCTACGTCGAGACCACCACGCCGCTCCGCCCGGGAGTGCAGGTAGAAGCGGCGGTGCACATCGGCGACATTCAAATCGCCGCCCGGGGTGAGATCACCGTGGCACACCGGATGGTCGGGATGGGCGTGCGCTTCACCGACATGACACCGTTGAACCGCCAGCGGCTGGAATCCCTGATCGACCAGTTGATCCAAAGCGGGGCGGCAGAAGCGTGA
- a CDS encoding efflux RND transporter periplasmic adaptor subunit, translated as MATQRPAVSTPEGDFAGLLLAEREVAPRAEVIAQQAAALLEGCAINVYVYNEDESPAWPVKGRVGEATVEESYEAATLTRLAETREPLLFSGTSLAREHYAHLDVRRTIASLAYVPILLDEVLIGAIEAISFDRVLDENDIETLDELTELSALALATGLAYENERNSNLDSITRLTQLYDVEKVFNSTLQMSELMPIICAKVRELLNTQAVNLYMVGDADLVLMARDGEDETVELESGPEAIVKQVGDTGEPVVITDAADARLAARNGDLEEGKIVGLMAAPVVHEDSLVAVLECVNKTDGTEFDEDDLFFLTMMTQTAAGALHNASLMEAEKKIEILETLVEVSNEITSTLNLERVLQVVVNAPQKIMTYDRASVALESKGKLQLKAVSGMTEVVQGDPKIRLLRETLEFASQYDKPLHVVAHGDTVEADREETRQKFFNYFKETGVRGWYSALLMDDQGKLGVLCFESTDPDFLSEVHFEFINVVASQATVALRNASLYEEVPLIGLLEPIIQKKKQFMAMEKKRRGAYAALAAATILFLIFVPLPMRVSGESTVAPQSSATIQAEVPGVVHKVYVHEGDRIAKGTILADLDDWDYRAELAAAQAKRETALAAMNRALAANDGTEAGIQQVQAEYWTAESNRGRERLERTRLRSPIDGVVATPHIDTLGGTKLAAGDTLAKVVNTSHATVDVAVDETDVPLLEAGEKATVKLDGFPLRRFVGRVDLISPMSTAVEDKRVYFARVDIPNPEGIIRPGMSGISKLSVGWKPAGYVMFRGFGMWLWAKLWAWFGW; from the coding sequence ATGGCGACGCAAAGACCCGCTGTTTCGACCCCCGAAGGCGACTTCGCCGGCCTGCTGCTGGCGGAGCGGGAGGTCGCGCCGCGCGCGGAAGTGATCGCACAACAAGCCGCCGCCCTGCTGGAAGGCTGCGCCATCAACGTCTACGTGTACAACGAGGATGAAAGTCCGGCGTGGCCGGTCAAGGGGCGCGTGGGCGAGGCGACGGTGGAGGAGTCGTACGAGGCAGCGACGCTGACTCGACTGGCGGAGACGCGCGAGCCGCTGCTGTTTTCCGGGACCTCGCTGGCGCGCGAGCATTACGCCCACCTGGATGTGCGGCGGACGATCGCCTCGCTGGCGTACGTGCCCATCCTGCTGGACGAGGTGCTGATCGGCGCCATCGAGGCGATCAGCTTCGACCGCGTGCTGGATGAGAATGACATCGAAACCTTGGACGAGTTGACGGAACTCTCCGCCCTGGCTCTGGCCACCGGCCTGGCCTACGAAAACGAGCGCAACAGCAACCTGGATTCGATTACCCGGCTGACGCAGCTCTACGACGTGGAAAAAGTATTCAATTCCACGCTGCAGATGAGCGAGCTGATGCCGATCATCTGCGCCAAGGTCCGCGAACTGCTGAACACGCAAGCGGTCAACCTGTACATGGTGGGAGACGCCGACCTGGTGCTGATGGCGCGCGATGGCGAAGACGAGACCGTGGAACTGGAGAGCGGCCCCGAAGCGATCGTGAAGCAGGTGGGCGACACGGGCGAGCCGGTGGTGATCACGGACGCGGCCGATGCCCGGCTCGCGGCACGCAATGGAGACCTGGAGGAGGGAAAGATCGTCGGGCTGATGGCGGCGCCGGTGGTGCACGAGGATTCGCTGGTGGCGGTGCTGGAATGCGTCAACAAGACCGACGGAACCGAGTTCGACGAGGACGACCTGTTCTTTCTGACGATGATGACGCAGACGGCGGCGGGGGCGCTGCACAACGCCAGCCTTATGGAAGCGGAGAAGAAGATCGAAATCCTGGAAACGCTGGTGGAGGTCAGCAACGAGATCACCTCGACTCTGAACCTGGAGCGCGTGCTGCAGGTGGTGGTGAACGCACCACAGAAGATCATGACGTATGACCGGGCGTCGGTGGCGCTGGAGAGCAAGGGGAAGCTGCAACTGAAGGCAGTCTCGGGCATGACAGAGGTGGTACAAGGTGACCCCAAGATACGCCTGCTCCGGGAAACCCTGGAGTTTGCTTCGCAATACGACAAGCCGCTGCACGTGGTGGCGCACGGCGACACGGTGGAAGCCGATCGCGAGGAAACGCGGCAGAAGTTCTTCAACTACTTCAAGGAGACGGGCGTACGCGGGTGGTACTCGGCGCTGCTGATGGATGACCAGGGCAAGCTGGGGGTGCTGTGTTTTGAAAGCACCGACCCCGACTTCCTGAGCGAGGTGCATTTCGAGTTTATCAATGTGGTGGCTTCGCAGGCGACGGTGGCGCTGCGCAATGCCTCGCTGTACGAGGAAGTTCCGCTGATCGGTTTGCTGGAACCGATCATTCAGAAGAAAAAGCAGTTCATGGCGATGGAGAAAAAGCGACGCGGAGCGTATGCCGCGCTGGCGGCCGCCACCATCCTTTTTCTGATTTTCGTGCCGCTCCCCATGCGCGTGTCGGGCGAATCTACCGTGGCGCCGCAAAGCAGCGCCACAATCCAGGCGGAAGTCCCGGGGGTCGTTCATAAGGTGTACGTGCACGAGGGGGATCGCATCGCCAAGGGGACGATCCTGGCCGACCTCGACGACTGGGATTACCGGGCGGAGCTGGCGGCGGCACAGGCCAAGCGAGAGACCGCATTGGCGGCGATGAACCGAGCGCTGGCCGCCAACGACGGCACCGAAGCGGGCATCCAGCAGGTGCAGGCGGAGTACTGGACGGCGGAATCGAACCGCGGGCGCGAACGTCTGGAGAGAACCAGGTTGCGCTCGCCCATTGACGGTGTCGTCGCCACGCCGCACATCGATACGCTGGGCGGAACCAAGCTCGCAGCCGGCGACACGCTCGCGAAGGTCGTGAACACTTCGCACGCGACCGTAGACGTCGCGGTGGATGAAACCGATGTCCCGCTGCTGGAAGCGGGGGAGAAAGCAACGGTGAAGCTGGACGGGTTTCCGTTGCGACGGTTTGTGGGACGTGTGGATCTCATCAGCCCGATGAGCACGGCGGTGGAGGACAAGCGCGTTTACTTTGCGCGCGTTGACATACCGAATCCCGAAGGAATCATCCGGCCGGGCATGTCGGGAATATCGAAGCTGAGTGTGGGGTGGAAGCCGGCCGGCTACGTGATGTTCCGCGGCTTCGGCATGTGGCTGTGGGCGAAGTTGTGGGCATGGTTCGGCTGGTGA
- a CDS encoding acyl-CoA dehydrogenase, protein MPEVAAPRSETPAPLLALTEDEQLFRDNVRRFAEEKVAPLSREMDEKGVFDHALIDQFFQLGLMGIEIPEQFGGGAGTFFEAILAVEELSRVDASAGVVVDVQNTLVNNALLRWGNEDQKKRYLPKMATETVGAYALSEAGSGSDAFALTTKAELKGSDYVLNGRKLWITNAKEAGLFILLATVDPSAGYKGITAFLVEKDFAGFTVGKKEDKLGIRASSTCELILEDCPVPKSNVLGEVGKGYKIAIETLNEGRIGIGAQMMGVARGAWEHALKYAQERKQFGKAISEFQGIQFQLAQMGTEIEAARLMVYNAARMKDAGMNFVKEAAMTKLFTSQVAERVCSLAVEIYGGYGFTKDYPVEKYFRDCKIGKIYEGTSNMQLATIAKLVLGGK, encoded by the coding sequence ATGCCCGAAGTCGCCGCACCACGCTCTGAAACTCCCGCGCCGCTGCTTGCGCTCACTGAAGACGAGCAGCTTTTTCGCGACAACGTCCGCCGGTTCGCGGAAGAAAAAGTGGCGCCGCTCTCCCGCGAAATGGACGAGAAAGGCGTGTTCGACCACGCGCTGATTGACCAGTTCTTCCAACTCGGCCTGATGGGTATCGAGATTCCCGAGCAGTTCGGCGGCGGCGCCGGAACATTCTTCGAAGCCATTCTCGCCGTCGAGGAGCTGTCGCGCGTGGACGCCTCCGCCGGCGTCGTGGTGGACGTGCAAAACACGCTGGTGAACAACGCCTTGCTGCGCTGGGGCAACGAAGACCAGAAAAAGCGCTACCTGCCGAAAATGGCCACCGAGACAGTGGGCGCGTACGCGTTGAGCGAAGCCGGCAGCGGCTCCGACGCTTTCGCGCTGACCACGAAAGCCGAGCTCAAGGGCAGCGACTACGTCCTCAACGGACGCAAGCTGTGGATCACCAACGCCAAGGAAGCGGGCCTGTTCATCCTGCTCGCCACCGTGGACCCGAGCGCCGGATACAAAGGAATCACCGCGTTTCTGGTCGAGAAAGACTTTGCGGGCTTCACCGTCGGCAAGAAAGAGGACAAACTCGGCATCCGCGCCTCCTCCACCTGCGAATTGATTCTGGAAGATTGCCCTGTGCCGAAATCCAACGTGCTCGGCGAAGTCGGCAAGGGCTACAAAATCGCCATCGAGACCTTGAACGAAGGCCGCATCGGCATCGGGGCGCAGATGATGGGCGTAGCGCGCGGCGCCTGGGAGCACGCGCTCAAGTACGCGCAGGAACGGAAGCAATTCGGCAAGGCGATTTCCGAATTCCAGGGCATCCAGTTCCAGCTTGCGCAGATGGGCACGGAGATCGAGGCGGCGCGCCTGATGGTGTACAACGCCGCCCGCATGAAGGACGCCGGCATGAATTTCGTCAAGGAAGCCGCCATGACCAAGCTGTTCACCTCGCAGGTGGCGGAGCGCGTCTGCTCGCTGGCGGTGGAGATCTACGGCGGCTACGGCTTCACCAAGGATTATCCCGTGGAGAAATATTTCCGCGACTGCAAGATCGGCAAGATCTACGAGGGCACGTCGAACATGCAGTTGGCGACCATCGCCAAGCTCGTGCTGGGCGGCAAGTAG
- a CDS encoding sigma-54 dependent transcriptional regulator translates to MDIRSAAAARAPEPRRIAFITTDAAVSPDVHQFLEPSFNVRMLDSWSQLALLQSETTLDAVLLDLDTQGIEPGAAIDLLAKLRGINQDLVLVALTRSHDHALRLTAANVPVDEFLAAPVDFHELQIVLDRALDKRAMEIENRRVTEQIAGRFSFCELIGGSEAMRRVYDAILRVAHSDVTVVIRGESGTGKELVARSIVAVGPRRERPFISLNCAALPEALIESELFGHEKGAFTGAHASRPGQIELADTGTLFLDEIATLGPGLQTKLLRVLESHTVQRLGGRTSKHVDFRLLTATNENLEEMVRVGRFREDLYYRIHVVPIFLPPLRERRDDIPLLADHFLHIYCASNRVPLKRLDPEVIDILEEYAWNGNVRELENLMQRLVLMVPGPVVLPRDLPQQLLFASTAKQESLLIPEEGIDFDEEIARIEVAYLQAALRRASGKKVGAAALLHVDPQKMKYLCRKYGI, encoded by the coding sequence ATGGACATCCGTTCTGCCGCCGCCGCTCGTGCGCCCGAGCCGCGCCGCATCGCCTTCATCACGACCGATGCCGCGGTTTCGCCTGACGTCCATCAGTTTCTCGAGCCCTCCTTCAATGTCCGCATGCTGGATTCATGGTCGCAGTTGGCGCTTCTGCAAAGCGAGACCACGCTCGATGCGGTCCTGCTCGATCTCGACACCCAGGGTATAGAGCCCGGCGCTGCCATCGACCTGCTGGCCAAGCTCCGCGGCATCAACCAAGACCTGGTCCTGGTCGCGCTGACCCGGAGCCACGATCACGCCTTGCGGCTCACCGCTGCCAACGTGCCTGTGGATGAATTCCTTGCCGCCCCGGTCGATTTCCACGAGCTGCAAATCGTCCTCGACCGCGCGCTGGACAAGCGCGCCATGGAGATCGAGAACCGGCGCGTCACCGAGCAGATTGCCGGCCGGTTCTCGTTTTGCGAGTTGATCGGCGGCAGCGAGGCCATGCGCCGCGTCTATGACGCCATTCTCCGTGTCGCCCACAGCGATGTGACGGTCGTGATCCGCGGCGAAAGCGGCACCGGCAAGGAACTAGTGGCACGTTCCATTGTGGCTGTCGGACCGCGCCGCGAGCGGCCCTTTATCAGTCTCAATTGCGCTGCCTTACCGGAAGCCCTGATCGAATCGGAACTGTTCGGCCACGAAAAAGGCGCATTCACCGGCGCCCATGCCTCCCGGCCCGGCCAGATCGAGCTCGCCGATACCGGCACGCTCTTCCTCGACGAAATCGCCACCCTCGGCCCGGGACTGCAAACCAAGCTGCTGCGAGTCCTGGAATCGCACACCGTGCAGCGGCTCGGCGGCCGCACCAGCAAGCACGTGGACTTCCGGCTCCTCACCGCAACCAATGAAAACCTCGAGGAGATGGTGCGCGTTGGGCGCTTCCGCGAGGACCTTTATTACCGCATCCACGTGGTGCCGATCTTTCTGCCTCCGCTGCGCGAGCGTCGCGACGACATCCCCCTGCTCGCCGATCACTTCCTCCACATCTACTGCGCCAGCAACCGCGTGCCGCTCAAGCGGCTCGATCCGGAGGTCATCGACATCCTCGAGGAATACGCGTGGAACGGCAATGTGCGCGAGTTGGAGAACCTGATGCAGCGCCTTGTGCTGATGGTTCCGGGACCGGTGGTCCTGCCCAGGGACCTTCCCCAGCAATTGCTTTTTGCCAGCACGGCAAAGCAGGAATCGTTGTTGATTCCCGAAGAGGGGATCGATTTCGACGAGGAAATTGCCCGCATCGAAGTCGCCTACCTGCAGGCTGCCCTGCGCCGCGCTTCCGGCAAGAAGGTCGGCGCTGCGGCGCTGCTGCACGTTGACCCGCAAAAGATGAAATATCTATGCCGCAAGTACGGGATTTAA